One window of Vibrio atlanticus genomic DNA carries:
- a CDS encoding endonuclease/exonuclease/phosphatase family protein: MNKPNHITFATFNLLNYLEPPNAYYDFENIYSFEEWQKKQHWMAEAIRSLDCDVIGFQEIFSPKSLEQLMNKLGYPYFAVVDSAHVEDDYLYTSPVVGIASRYPIENVQPVTPDSELLSAFNLGDKFSFNRTPVHATITLPHLGSTDCYVVHFKSQRPTEPRTESIDVDNAQQGEKPQSDTLVKLHQEQLGSWLSSVQRGLEAQMLHQYITNQRYQTDQPVVLMGDFNKPLFNDEFKGLLSYSINKDENSKHWLSHFRLKDSWDIYHQLHEQDLLEQRKPTHYYGASGSVLDYILMSNEFDCQNSSSMMEISCYTVLDHHLINPSFEHDQFSTDHAIVAVTAHIREA; this comes from the coding sequence TTGAACAAACCAAACCACATAACATTCGCAACGTTCAACCTTCTGAACTATCTCGAACCACCGAATGCTTATTATGATTTTGAGAACATCTACAGCTTCGAAGAATGGCAGAAGAAGCAACATTGGATGGCTGAAGCTATTCGTTCATTAGATTGTGATGTGATTGGCTTTCAAGAGATATTTAGCCCGAAGTCTTTAGAGCAATTGATGAACAAGCTAGGTTATCCATACTTTGCTGTGGTCGATAGCGCACACGTTGAAGATGATTACCTATACACCTCACCTGTCGTTGGTATCGCATCCCGCTACCCGATTGAAAACGTGCAGCCTGTTACGCCAGATTCAGAGCTACTTTCAGCCTTCAACCTTGGCGACAAATTCTCATTCAACCGAACACCTGTTCACGCCACCATTACGTTACCCCATTTAGGTTCAACCGACTGTTATGTTGTGCATTTCAAATCACAGCGTCCGACAGAGCCAAGAACTGAATCTATCGATGTGGATAACGCTCAGCAAGGTGAAAAACCACAAAGTGACACGCTGGTTAAGCTTCATCAAGAACAACTTGGTTCTTGGCTATCGAGTGTGCAGCGCGGCCTTGAAGCTCAGATGCTGCATCAATACATCACCAATCAACGCTACCAAACCGATCAGCCTGTTGTGTTAATGGGTGACTTTAATAAGCCTCTATTCAACGACGAGTTTAAAGGGCTATTAAGTTATTCAATAAACAAAGACGAAAACAGCAAGCATTGGCTTTCCCACTTCCGGTTAAAAGACAGCTGGGATATTTATCATCAATTGCATGAACAAGACTTACTTGAACAACGTAAACCAACCCACTATTACGGTGCCTCTGGTTCTGTTCTGGATTACATTTTAATGTCGAACGAATTTGACTGTCAGAACTCATCAAGCATGATGGAGATCTCTTGCTACACAGTGCTCGACCATCACCTCATCAATCCCAGCTTTGAACACGACCAATTCAGTACTGACCATGCCATCGTTGCTGTCACCGCTCATATCCGTGAAGCCTAG
- a CDS encoding porin family protein yields MNNKLILSIAMMSAFAANNVMADDSGLYLGGAIGTSGVDDGGLFSSVREPVTFEAEDNAYRIIAGYKFNRIVSLELQYTDYGDVVAKYPLSSNAGFTWTPQVFSIAANLGYTFDNGVRPFGTIGLSSIDLDMKYSDGSRPSSSEFDDSGAGVRVGFGVEYTPEKLSELSLRLGYEADAFTAEVNEGNSWSQKKVEKDIVLASFYLGATYNF; encoded by the coding sequence ATGAACAATAAATTAATTCTAAGCATCGCAATGATGTCAGCGTTTGCAGCGAACAATGTAATGGCAGATGACAGTGGCTTGTATCTCGGTGGTGCCATTGGTACTTCTGGCGTCGATGATGGTGGTTTATTTTCATCAGTTAGAGAACCAGTGACGTTTGAAGCAGAAGACAATGCTTACCGAATCATTGCTGGTTATAAGTTTAACCGTATTGTCTCACTTGAGCTTCAGTACACGGATTATGGTGATGTGGTTGCTAAATACCCATTAAGTAGCAACGCTGGTTTTACATGGACTCCTCAAGTCTTCTCGATTGCTGCAAATCTTGGTTATACGTTTGATAACGGAGTTCGCCCATTTGGTACAATTGGCTTATCTTCAATCGACCTCGATATGAAGTATTCAGACGGTTCACGTCCTTCAAGTTCTGAGTTCGATGATTCTGGTGCAGGTGTACGTGTTGGTTTTGGCGTTGAATACACCCCAGAAAAGCTATCTGAATTAAGCCTAAGACTTGGTTATGAAGCTGATGCATTTACAGCAGAAGTTAACGAAGGCAACTCTTGGAGTCAAAAAAAGGTAGAGAAAGATATTGTATTGGCTTCTTTCTACCTTGGCGCAACCTATAACTTTTAG
- a CDS encoding winged helix-turn-helix domain-containing protein, with the protein MNHTIELNGLIIDTDSRTITNEQGNKITLRPHLLSVLCLLAENLGDPVSREDIIDMCWEGELTSPHILANVIYNLRNVFTRLRTPDIQITTITKFGYILSVDPT; encoded by the coding sequence ATGAACCACACAATAGAGCTCAACGGCTTAATCATTGATACTGACTCTCGAACGATTACTAATGAACAGGGGAATAAAATCACTTTACGCCCTCACCTACTTTCGGTGCTCTGTTTACTGGCAGAAAATCTAGGGGATCCCGTTTCTAGGGAAGATATTATTGATATGTGCTGGGAAGGGGAACTCACCTCTCCTCACATACTTGCTAACGTCATCTATAATCTGCGTAATGTTTTTACGCGCTTAAGAACACCAGACATTCAGATAACCACAATCACCAAGTTTGGCTACATTTTGTCGGTTGACCCCACTTAA
- the rbsD gene encoding D-ribose pyranase, with product MKKSTLINSELSYLVATLGHTDEITICDAGLPIPDHVTRIDLALTHGVPSFQQTVKTMLDESQIEGVVIAEEFAKVSPDHHAALIDLVKTEEARCGKSLSITYITHEEFKERTHDSRAVIRTGECTPYANVIFQAGVTF from the coding sequence ATGAAAAAAAGTACTCTAATTAATTCTGAACTCTCTTACTTAGTGGCGACTCTTGGCCACACAGATGAAATCACGATTTGTGACGCGGGCTTGCCGATTCCAGATCACGTAACTCGTATTGATCTTGCCTTAACTCATGGTGTTCCGAGCTTTCAGCAAACAGTAAAAACCATGCTGGATGAATCTCAGATTGAAGGCGTTGTGATTGCAGAAGAGTTTGCGAAAGTAAGCCCAGACCATCACGCTGCACTGATTGATTTAGTTAAGACAGAAGAAGCGCGTTGCGGCAAATCGCTTTCGATTACTTACATCACTCATGAAGAATTCAAAGAGCGAACGCATGACAGCCGCGCGGTTATTCGCACTGGCGAATGCACGCCATACGCAAATGTTATTTTCCAAGCTGGCGTAACCTTTTAG
- the rbsA gene encoding ribose ABC transporter ATP-binding protein RbsA, which yields MTQAILELSSIEKAFPGVKALDKASLNVYPGRVMALMGENGAGKSTLMKVLTGIYHLDGGTIAYQGKPAAFKGPRDSQQGGISIIHQELNLIPELTIAENIFLGREITGTMGRILWNEMYQEADKLLKRLNVKHSSKTPLGQLSLGEQQMVEIAKALSFESKVIIMDEPTDALTDTETESLFKVINELRDEGCGIVYISHRLKEIFEICDDITVLRDGKFIGQCEVKDTDEDGLIEMMVGRKLDEQYPRIGQSHGETCLEVIGLTGSGVHDVSFTLKRGEILGVSGLMGAGRTELMKVIYGALPSERGVINLENKTINPVSPKDGLANGIAYISEDRKGDGLVLGLSVKENMSLCSLDLLTKSGQIQHKDEVIAVDDFIKLFNIKTPTREQIIGNLSGGNQQKVAIAKGLMTKPKVLILDEPTRGVDVGAKKEIYQLINKFKADGMSIILVSSEMPEVLGMSDRIMVMHEGRVSGEFDAKEANQELLLACAVGKKINEDAA from the coding sequence ATGACTCAAGCCATTTTAGAACTTAGCTCAATTGAGAAAGCCTTCCCAGGTGTGAAAGCACTAGATAAGGCAAGCCTCAACGTTTACCCAGGGCGCGTAATGGCGTTAATGGGGGAAAACGGTGCAGGTAAATCAACGTTGATGAAAGTGCTTACCGGCATTTACCACTTGGACGGCGGCACTATCGCATACCAAGGTAAACCCGCAGCATTTAAAGGACCACGTGATTCACAACAAGGCGGCATTAGCATCATTCACCAAGAGTTGAACCTAATTCCTGAGCTAACCATCGCCGAGAACATCTTCTTAGGTCGTGAAATCACAGGCACCATGGGACGTATCTTGTGGAACGAAATGTACCAAGAAGCGGACAAGCTACTTAAACGCCTTAACGTAAAACACAGTTCAAAAACTCCTTTAGGTCAGCTAAGCCTTGGTGAGCAGCAAATGGTAGAGATAGCGAAAGCCCTATCGTTTGAATCTAAGGTCATCATCATGGATGAGCCAACGGATGCACTAACCGATACCGAAACTGAGTCTCTATTTAAAGTAATTAACGAACTACGTGATGAAGGCTGTGGCATTGTTTACATCTCTCACCGTTTGAAAGAGATCTTTGAGATTTGTGATGACATCACCGTGCTTCGTGACGGTAAGTTCATTGGACAATGTGAAGTAAAAGACACCGACGAAGATGGCCTAATCGAGATGATGGTTGGCCGTAAACTGGACGAGCAATATCCACGTATCGGACAGAGCCACGGTGAAACCTGCCTTGAAGTGATTGGCCTGACTGGTTCTGGTGTTCATGACGTGAGCTTTACTCTAAAGCGCGGCGAGATCCTTGGTGTATCTGGCCTAATGGGTGCAGGTCGTACCGAACTGATGAAAGTGATTTACGGTGCCCTTCCAAGTGAACGCGGCGTCATCAACCTAGAAAACAAAACCATCAACCCTGTAAGCCCGAAAGATGGCTTGGCGAATGGCATTGCTTACATCTCTGAAGACCGTAAAGGCGATGGCTTAGTTCTAGGGCTTTCAGTGAAAGAGAATATGTCTTTATGTTCACTTGACCTACTGACAAAGAGCGGTCAAATCCAACATAAAGACGAAGTGATTGCCGTGGATGACTTCATCAAGCTCTTCAACATCAAAACCCCGACTCGCGAGCAAATCATTGGCAACCTTTCTGGTGGTAACCAACAGAAAGTGGCTATCGCTAAAGGCTTGATGACAAAACCAAAAGTATTGATTCTCGATGAGCCAACGCGTGGTGTCGATGTCGGTGCTAAGAAAGAGATTTACCAACTCATTAATAAGTTTAAAGCCGATGGCATGAGCATTATTTTGGTCTCATCCGAAATGCCAGAAGTGTTAGGAATGAGTGACCGCATCATGGTGATGCATGAAGGCCGTGTAAGCGGTGAATTTGATGCTAAAGAAGCAAACCAAGAATTATTACTGGCGTGTGCGGTCGGTAAAAAGATCAACGAGGACGCAGCATGA
- the rbsC gene encoding ribose ABC transporter permease, producing the protein MSTKTMSKTTETEAPKKKPLISKEWLIDQKSLIALIFLIVVVSFLNPNFFTVDNILNILRQTSVNAIIAVGMTLVILTAGIDLSVGSVLALCGAFAASMIGMEIPVMIAVPTALVAGAALGAISGVIIAKGKVQAFIATLVTMTLLRGVTMVYTDGRPISTGFTDTADAFAWFGTGYAMGIPVPVWIMVVVFAAVWYLLNHTRFGRYVYALGGNESATRLSGIDVDKVKIGVYAICGLLAAVAGIIVASRLSSAQPTAGMGYELDAIAAVVLGGTSLAGGRGRIMGTLIGALIIGFLNNALNLLDVSSYYQMIAKAVVILLAVLVDNKNK; encoded by the coding sequence ATGAGTACTAAAACCATGAGCAAAACAACTGAAACTGAAGCGCCAAAGAAAAAACCGTTAATCAGCAAAGAATGGCTGATTGATCAAAAGTCATTGATTGCTTTGATCTTCCTGATTGTTGTCGTTTCTTTCTTAAACCCAAACTTTTTTACTGTCGACAACATTCTGAATATCCTGCGTCAAACCTCAGTTAACGCGATTATCGCAGTCGGTATGACACTGGTTATTTTAACCGCGGGTATCGACTTGAGTGTCGGCTCTGTACTTGCGCTTTGTGGTGCATTCGCAGCCAGCATGATTGGCATGGAAATCCCTGTGATGATCGCAGTGCCAACCGCTCTAGTAGCTGGTGCAGCATTAGGTGCTATTAGTGGTGTGATTATCGCTAAGGGTAAAGTCCAAGCCTTCATCGCAACGCTTGTAACCATGACACTACTTCGCGGCGTAACCATGGTTTACACCGACGGTCGACCTATCTCAACAGGCTTCACAGACACAGCAGACGCATTCGCTTGGTTCGGTACAGGCTACGCAATGGGCATCCCAGTTCCAGTATGGATCATGGTCGTGGTGTTCGCAGCAGTATGGTACCTATTAAACCACACACGCTTTGGTCGTTACGTTTACGCACTGGGTGGCAACGAATCAGCAACTCGCCTATCAGGCATCGACGTAGACAAAGTGAAAATCGGCGTTTACGCAATCTGTGGCCTGCTAGCTGCAGTGGCTGGCATCATCGTGGCATCGCGTTTGTCATCTGCTCAACCTACCGCAGGTATGGGTTATGAATTAGACGCCATCGCAGCCGTGGTTCTTGGCGGCACAAGCTTAGCGGGCGGTCGTGGTCGCATTATGGGTACATTGATTGGTGCACTGATTATCGGCTTCCTAAACAACGCCCTAAACCTATTAGACGTATCTTCTTACTACCAGATGATTGCAAAAGCAGTGGTTATTCTTCTGGCAGTATTGGTCGACAACAAAAACAAATAA
- the rbsB gene encoding ribose ABC transporter substrate-binding protein RbsB, producing MKKLATLISAALLSTTVSVSAQAQDTMAIVLSTLNNPFFVTMKDGAEAKAEELGYKLIVLDSQNDPSKELSNIEDLTIRGVKAILINPTDSDAVSNAIRIANRSNIPVLTLDRGASRGDVVSHIASDNVIGGEMAGHYIMEKVGEKAKVIQLEGIAGTSAARERGEGFMNAVNGSDLELLASQPADFDRTKGLNVMENLLAANPDVQAVFAQNDEMALGALRAVQASGKEVMIVGFDGTEDGIAAVNRGLLGATVAQQPDLIGSLGIEIADKVLKGETVDEYVPVALKIIAK from the coding sequence ATGAAAAAATTAGCGACTCTTATTTCTGCTGCCCTTCTTTCTACAACAGTATCTGTGTCTGCACAGGCGCAAGATACAATGGCAATCGTTCTGTCTACACTGAATAACCCATTCTTTGTAACCATGAAAGATGGCGCAGAAGCGAAAGCAGAAGAGCTAGGCTACAAGCTTATCGTTCTTGATTCTCAAAACGATCCAAGCAAAGAGCTTTCGAACATTGAAGATCTAACCATTCGTGGTGTTAAGGCAATCCTGATTAACCCTACAGATTCAGATGCAGTGTCTAACGCAATTCGCATTGCTAACCGTTCAAACATTCCAGTACTGACACTAGACCGTGGTGCAAGCCGTGGTGACGTAGTGAGCCACATTGCTTCTGATAACGTAATTGGTGGTGAAATGGCGGGTCACTACATCATGGAAAAAGTGGGCGAGAAAGCGAAAGTAATTCAACTTGAAGGTATCGCGGGTACATCGGCTGCTCGTGAACGTGGCGAAGGCTTCATGAACGCAGTAAACGGCAGCGACCTTGAGCTTCTTGCAAGCCAACCTGCTGATTTCGACCGTACTAAAGGTCTGAACGTAATGGAAAACTTGCTTGCTGCTAACCCAGATGTACAAGCGGTATTCGCTCAAAACGATGAAATGGCACTAGGTGCTCTTCGCGCCGTTCAGGCTTCAGGTAAAGAAGTGATGATCGTTGGCTTTGATGGCACTGAAGACGGTATCGCTGCTGTTAACCGCGGCCTACTAGGCGCAACGGTTGCACAACAGCCTGACCTAATCGGTTCTTTAGGTATTGAAATAGCAGACAAAGTACTGAAAGGCGAGACAGTAGACGAGTACGTACCAGTAGCTCTAAAAATCATCGCTAAGTAA
- the rbsK gene encoding ribokinase, translating to MTQLIVLGSVNADHVLQVPSFPRPGETLIGGNYQVIPGGKGANQAVAAARLNADIGFIACVGDDPFGINIRQDFAKDGINIDGVIVADNTPTGIAMIQVSATGENSICLSSEANNKLTCDQIEPHLEKIRGAKYLLTQLETPIEGIEYAAKVAKESGTQVILNPAPARPLSDSLLACVDVITPNETEAEVLTGITVTDSASAHQAALALHAKGIETVMITLGAKGVWVSKNDKGELIAGFRVEATDTTAAGDTFNGALVTGLLEDMPLERAIKFAHAAAAISVTRFGAQTSIPSRAETDAFLSDQLSA from the coding sequence ATGACTCAACTGATTGTTTTAGGTAGCGTTAACGCTGACCACGTACTGCAAGTTCCTTCGTTCCCTCGTCCGGGTGAAACCTTGATTGGCGGTAACTATCAGGTCATCCCTGGCGGCAAAGGCGCAAACCAAGCGGTAGCTGCAGCGCGATTAAACGCAGATATCGGCTTTATCGCCTGTGTCGGTGACGACCCATTCGGCATCAATATTCGTCAAGATTTTGCCAAAGACGGCATCAACATCGATGGTGTAATCGTTGCAGACAACACGCCGACAGGCATCGCGATGATCCAAGTATCAGCAACAGGTGAAAACAGCATTTGTCTTTCTTCTGAAGCCAATAACAAGCTGACTTGCGACCAAATTGAACCGCATCTAGAGAAGATTCGCGGCGCTAAATATCTTCTAACTCAACTTGAAACGCCAATTGAAGGCATTGAATACGCAGCAAAAGTAGCAAAAGAGAGTGGCACTCAAGTGATTCTAAACCCGGCTCCTGCTCGTCCATTATCGGATTCATTGCTTGCTTGTGTTGATGTGATTACACCCAACGAAACCGAAGCAGAAGTTTTGACAGGCATTACTGTTACTGACAGCGCATCCGCTCATCAGGCAGCTTTAGCTTTGCACGCAAAAGGCATCGAGACGGTAATGATCACGCTTGGCGCGAAGGGCGTTTGGGTAAGTAAAAACGACAAAGGCGAGCTCATTGCAGGGTTCCGCGTTGAAGCAACGGATACAACCGCTGCTGGTGATACCTTCAACGGCGCATTGGTGACAGGCTTGCTTGAAGACATGCCACTTGAGCGCGCGATTAAGTTTGCTCATGCCGCTGCTGCTATTTCCGTAACTCGCTTTGGTGCTCAAACGTCGATTCCAAGCCGTGCTGAAACCGATGCGTTTTTATCAGATCAATTATCTGCCTAA
- a CDS encoding substrate-binding domain-containing protein — protein sequence MATMKDVARLAKVSTSTVSHVINKSRFVSEEIAERVNSAAKELNYAPSALARSLKMKQTKTLGMLVTTSTNPFFGEVVKGVERRCYEKGYNLILCNTEGDSDRMKSSIDTLLQKRVDGLMLMCSTLEGQHIDVFERYPELPVVVMDWGPMLFASDKIQDNSHQGGYMATKHLIDNGHSQIGCITGPLHRNQASSRYQGFKQAMEEAKLEINAKWIVESNFECDGGFDSYQTLKTRGVMPSAIFVSNDMMAMGVIHAAAQDGTSIPNDLSIIGYDDIHLSKYMTPALSTIHQPKHRLGKAAVDTLLNRLKTPDAYPQVVELEPTLVERSSVKAI from the coding sequence ATGGCAACAATGAAAGACGTCGCTCGGCTAGCAAAGGTTTCAACTTCAACCGTCAGCCATGTGATCAACAAGTCACGTTTTGTCAGTGAAGAGATTGCTGAGCGTGTTAACAGTGCGGCTAAAGAACTCAACTACGCACCGTCTGCATTGGCTCGCAGCTTGAAAATGAAGCAAACCAAAACCTTGGGTATGCTGGTTACTACCTCTACCAACCCATTCTTTGGCGAAGTAGTAAAAGGGGTTGAACGTCGTTGTTATGAGAAAGGCTACAACCTTATCTTGTGTAACACCGAAGGCGACAGCGACCGTATGAAGTCATCTATCGATACCTTGTTGCAAAAGAGAGTCGATGGCTTGATGTTGATGTGTTCAACCCTTGAAGGGCAGCATATTGACGTATTTGAACGCTACCCAGAACTACCTGTTGTGGTCATGGACTGGGGTCCAATGCTGTTCGCGAGTGATAAGATCCAAGACAACTCGCACCAAGGTGGCTATATGGCGACCAAGCATTTGATAGACAACGGCCACTCTCAGATTGGTTGTATCACCGGCCCACTTCACCGCAATCAAGCCTCTTCTCGTTATCAAGGCTTCAAGCAAGCAATGGAAGAAGCAAAGCTAGAGATCAATGCTAAATGGATTGTTGAATCCAACTTCGAATGCGACGGCGGTTTTGACTCTTACCAAACACTAAAAACCCGAGGCGTAATGCCGTCAGCAATCTTCGTGAGTAATGACATGATGGCAATGGGGGTGATTCACGCTGCCGCACAAGATGGCACGTCGATTCCAAACGATCTTTCGATCATTGGCTACGATGACATCCACTTGTCAAAATACATGACCCCAGCATTGAGCACTATCCACCAGCCAAAGCACCGTTTAGGTAAAGCGGCCGTAGATACTCTCTTGAACCGACTCAAAACACCTGATGCGTATCCGCAGGTTGTTGAGTTAGAGCCAACGTTAGTTGAGCGAAGCAGCGTAAAAGCGATTTAG
- a CDS encoding lysozyme inhibitor LprI family protein, with translation MKRLISALISVCFSFSALAGENVVDCENAMTTLDINHCAAIELESAQVELEQYLEASFEHNAYDAELVSSIKVAQDSWQAYITAHCDSVYTQWRDGTIRGVMALSCKIRLTKQRTHEVWANFLTYMDSTPAVLPEPKLLKSKSETQ, from the coding sequence ATGAAAAGACTTATATCAGCACTCATATCTGTGTGCTTTTCATTCTCTGCACTGGCAGGTGAAAACGTTGTTGATTGTGAGAATGCAATGACTACATTGGATATTAATCACTGTGCTGCAATTGAACTAGAATCCGCACAAGTGGAGCTTGAACAGTACCTTGAAGCCAGCTTTGAGCACAATGCTTATGATGCGGAGTTGGTCAGTTCAATCAAGGTGGCTCAAGACAGTTGGCAAGCTTACATCACGGCACATTGTGACTCGGTGTATACCCAATGGCGTGATGGTACCATTCGAGGGGTTATGGCGCTTTCTTGCAAGATAAGGTTAACCAAGCAGCGTACACATGAGGTATGGGCGAATTTCTTGACCTATATGGACAGCACGCCAGCAGTTTTACCAGAACCCAAGCTGCTGAAGTCGAAGAGTGAAACGCAATAG
- a CDS encoding cyclic diguanylate phosphodiesterase, whose protein sequence is MDIKYHHFAKTSFFFAISFFFFMALLIPLTPSHYQTLTEDTSRLVETRLEGIQSRFDRFLSEITPDQPCDTIVRQLRQNVFEADWVKEAAVFDKENRFYCSTTEGEVSFRLYNTIRQRLNEAPNLTTLSYSNSAITKVQSIMLIFSTKEGSGVSLMIPPHFIFELVEANLNSQGINSKVEVIKRDIHPTDLGSYNATVRIQSDIYPFTVTSYIGYQYYINFMLSHLWFGFLMAGITTIIRLSLKHKKQSQRSLEYSLSSALKNKHLHVHMQPIVNQSTNKIVGCESLLRWNDPIEGNVSPAIFIPLAESLGLIEKLTYFVLHEVLTTLKSNPEVFASKYISVNISRNVVSNSNFTNKVISIFKRHPEILKQVVFEVTEDGECSDADMVKIKDNLQKLSELGVRIAIDDFGTGYAGLDFVRQFPFSILKVDRVFVKNISDESSFGIPLLESMLQLSRTLGMQVIVEGVEYESQLKILSKLGVDYIQGFYFYKPMPISLAISLIKQQDFESDNVEELYLNAEV, encoded by the coding sequence ATGGATATCAAGTACCACCATTTTGCCAAAACTTCGTTCTTCTTTGCCATTTCTTTCTTTTTTTTCATGGCATTGCTCATTCCTTTGACACCTTCTCATTACCAAACGTTAACCGAAGACACATCAAGGTTAGTAGAAACGAGGTTAGAAGGGATTCAATCAAGGTTCGACCGTTTTTTATCTGAAATTACCCCAGATCAGCCTTGCGACACGATTGTTAGACAACTTCGACAAAACGTTTTTGAAGCTGATTGGGTGAAAGAAGCCGCGGTGTTCGACAAAGAGAACCGATTTTACTGTTCAACCACCGAGGGTGAAGTTTCATTTCGCCTATACAACACCATCAGGCAGCGGCTCAATGAAGCCCCAAATTTAACCACCTTATCGTATTCAAACTCAGCGATTACTAAGGTGCAATCCATCATGCTAATATTCTCGACTAAGGAAGGCTCAGGAGTGAGCCTGATGATTCCTCCGCACTTCATCTTTGAGCTTGTAGAAGCTAATTTGAATAGCCAGGGCATTAACTCTAAAGTTGAGGTGATCAAAAGAGACATTCACCCTACCGACCTCGGCTCATACAACGCGACAGTACGGATACAGTCAGACATCTACCCATTTACCGTCACCTCATACATTGGTTATCAGTATTATATTAACTTCATGCTGAGTCACTTATGGTTTGGCTTTCTTATGGCGGGAATTACGACCATTATTCGCCTTTCCCTCAAGCATAAAAAACAGAGCCAACGTAGCTTAGAATATTCGCTATCCAGTGCTCTGAAAAACAAACACCTACATGTTCACATGCAACCTATCGTTAATCAAAGCACCAATAAAATCGTAGGCTGTGAGTCATTATTGAGATGGAACGATCCAATTGAAGGTAACGTCTCTCCTGCTATCTTCATTCCATTGGCTGAAAGTTTAGGCTTGATTGAGAAGCTGACCTATTTCGTGCTGCATGAAGTGTTAACGACATTGAAAAGTAATCCAGAGGTGTTTGCATCAAAGTACATCAGCGTCAACATCAGCCGAAACGTTGTATCCAACAGTAACTTCACGAATAAAGTGATTAGCATCTTTAAAAGACACCCTGAGATTCTCAAGCAAGTGGTTTTCGAGGTGACAGAGGATGGTGAGTGTTCTGATGCCGATATGGTCAAAATTAAGGACAACTTGCAAAAGCTCTCTGAGCTTGGTGTAAGAATTGCCATAGATGACTTTGGTACTGGCTACGCAGGACTAGATTTTGTAAGGCAATTTCCGTTCAGTATTCTCAAGGTTGATCGCGTGTTCGTGAAAAACATATCCGACGAATCCAGTTTTGGTATCCCACTATTAGAATCCATGCTTCAGTTATCACGCACCTTAGGCATGCAGGTCATAGTTGAAGGCGTTGAGTACGAGTCACAACTGAAGATCTTGTCGAAACTAGGCGTCGACTACATCCAAGGCTTCTACTTCTATAAACCTATGCCAATAAGCCTCGCCATTAGCTTGATCAAACAGCAAGATTTTGAATCAGATAACGTTGAGGAACTGTACCTCAACGCTGAAGTGTGA
- a CDS encoding prohibitin family protein → MKQAVEMKKFNLPIKKLGAGITVAFVLFSSVYTVNEGHIGIVKRFSEAKTQVSPGLHFKVPFIDSVEEIEVRTRKNEEKMASSTKEQMPVTVVVSVNWTVDKSAALDLFRQYGGLPQFEARILDPRFRSATKDVIPKYDAEQLIQDRASAIQAIESNLIEEMAAFPVSVDNIQIENIALPKKYLTSIETKQTEKNLAAAEKHKLARQNLEAQRAVNTAKAEADGIELIAIAEAKAIKLKGFAEAEAINAKAKALGDNPLIIKLTEAQNWDGKLPATMLGGENMPILDMRAK, encoded by the coding sequence ATGAAACAAGCTGTAGAAATGAAGAAATTTAACTTACCTATTAAAAAGCTAGGTGCCGGAATTACCGTTGCTTTTGTTCTCTTTAGTTCAGTTTATACTGTTAATGAGGGGCACATTGGTATTGTTAAGCGCTTTAGTGAAGCTAAAACACAGGTAAGCCCAGGCTTACACTTCAAAGTCCCGTTTATCGACAGCGTTGAAGAAATTGAAGTTCGAACACGCAAGAATGAAGAGAAAATGGCCTCTAGTACAAAGGAGCAGATGCCAGTTACTGTCGTCGTATCCGTTAACTGGACGGTAGATAAATCTGCAGCGTTAGATCTTTTTAGACAGTATGGCGGTCTTCCGCAATTTGAAGCTCGTATTCTTGACCCTAGGTTTAGGTCTGCAACCAAGGATGTTATTCCCAAGTATGATGCAGAGCAGTTAATTCAAGATAGAGCGAGTGCTATTCAGGCGATTGAATCCAATTTAATTGAAGAAATGGCCGCGTTTCCAGTAAGCGTAGATAATATACAGATTGAAAATATAGCCCTACCCAAAAAATACCTTACTTCAATCGAAACGAAGCAGACTGAGAAAAACTTAGCCGCAGCAGAGAAACATAAACTGGCTAGACAAAACTTAGAAGCTCAAAGAGCCGTAAATACGGCAAAAGCCGAAGCTGATGGTATTGAGCTTATCGCTATAGCTGAAGCTAAGGCGATTAAATTAAAAGGTTTTGCTGAAGCAGAAGCGATTAATGCAAAGGCCAAAGCTCTTGGGGATAACCCGTTAATTATTAAACTGACCGAAGCTCAAAATTGGGACGGAAAGCTACCAGCAACAATGTTGGGTGGTGAAAATATGCCTATTTTGGACATGAGAGCTAAGTAG